The genome window GCGTTGACCACGACCGGGGCGTCGAAATCCCCCCTATTGGTCTCCACTCCCTTGACACGACCCGCGACGGCTTTGATGGCCTTCACTTCCGTGAAACGAAGGAATTTCACGCCAAGTCTCCTGGCCGCCTCCGTGTAGGCAAAGGTGGTCAGGAACGGGTCGGCGTGGCCGTCCCTGTCATGGAAAGTGAATCCAACGGCATCCTCGGCGGACAACCCCGGACATATCTCCCTGGCTTCAGCGTAGGAAACTACCCTGGTGTTGATGCCGAGGCTGTTTTGAAGTCTCATGCTTTCCTTTAGGCGTTCGAATTCACTGTCCCTGTAGGCTACCACCAAGTATCCCCCCTGGTGGAGGTCGCAATCCATACCCAATTCTTCCTGCAATCGCTCGAACTTTTCTATCGCCGCGAGGCCAAATCGGCAGTTCATCTCCGTGCCCCACTGGGCCCTTATACCGGCACCGCATCTTCCGGTCGATCCTGAACAGATAGTGTCTTTTTCGAGGACTACGACATTCCTGAGCCCGGACTTCGCTATATTGTAAGCGATGGAACAGCCCTGGATCCCGGCGCCGATCACAACGACTTCGGCAGTCCTCTTCAGGGTCATTACCCGTCACCAATCTCGGCAAGGAGTGACAATTTTATCGGTTTGGACGGAGGCCGGAACGTGCCGGGGTGGATTTCGGAGACAGGCCTTCCTGTTTTCGCCGATAATTCCCTGAGGATAATTTCGCGGCATCCTCTCCCCTGGCACGGTCCCATGCCCACTCGGAGAACTCTTTTTAATTCATCAAAAGTTTCGTAACCCTTGTTGATCCATTCCCTGATCTCACCCAGGGTGACCTCCTCGCAACGGCAGATGATTATTTCCTCGTCCTTTTCAGCCACGGCTATTTCACCACCCTTATGGCGCGGATTTCCATCACCAAAGACCTCGGCACCTCCACGTGGACGATCCTGGTCCTGTCGCTGAAGGGTTCGAGGACCTTGATGACTTTCCCACGGGTTATGGCTTCGCCCACCCTGTTCAGGCAATCCGCGATCTCTCCCTCGACAGGTAGGGGGAGCATTTCATAGGGAAGCTTCATCAGTGCCTTATCCTCATCGCCCCAGGTGAGGTCGACGACAAAACAGGCGAGGCCGGGGCAGACCGCCACGCAATTGGCGCAGCCTGTGCATTTTTTATAGTCTATCTCGGGTTGATCGTTAATATCCTTGAAGGGCTTCACCGCTCCCGTGGGACAACTAGTGTGACAGGGGTTGCAGGGTATCCTCTGGGGGCACTCTATGACGACAAGCCCATTCTTCTTGGTCAGCCAGAGGTCCTCCGGGGGCTGTACCGCTCCCTTGCGAGGCTCAACAAGCACTCCGCTGTTGAAAAACTTCTCCTTTTCGTCCAACGCTTCACACCCCCCAACCTTGAACGCTGCAGCAGGCGAGGCCTTGGCAAATCTTCTGGCCGACTTCCCCGCCTCGCAGATCTCCAAGGCGCCTTCCCAACTCCTCGAGACGTTTCTCCAGATCGGCCTTGTCGCCTTTCCCGAGGGATCTGGCGGCGTCAAGTCCCGCGATCCGCCCCTCGACCATGGCCGCGGTAGCCTCCTCGATACCCGCTGCGTCACCTGCTACCCAGATGTCGGGGAGGCTGGTCCTCATGAAGGAATCCCTCAGGGCCACGTGCCCGCATAACTGGGGCACATAGACCATCTCACAACCGGCTTGCCAGAGGAGCTCACAAGTGGGCGTGAGACCGACAGCCATGCAGATGATATCCGCGTCGACCCGTTTTTTCTCGCCCACCGGCTGGAACCGGTCATCGATTTCCTGGATCAACGCACCTGTCACGGTACGATTTCCCAGTGCCTCTTTTATCGTATGCCTGAG of Thermovirga sp. contains these proteins:
- a CDS encoding FAD-binding oxidoreductase — its product is MTLKRTAEVVVIGAGIQGCSIAYNIAKSGLRNVVVLEKDTICSGSTGRCGAGIRAQWGTEMNCRFGLAAIEKFERLQEELGMDCDLHQGGYLVVAYRDSEFERLKESMRLQNSLGINTRVVSYAEAREICPGLSAEDAVGFTFHDRDGHADPFLTTFAYTEAARRLGVKFLRFTEVKAIKAVAGRVKGVETNRGDFDAPVVVNAAGGYAQHVAKMAGVDIPNFSERHEILITEPVEPGVCPPMLISFSGNFYIQQRPNGSMIGGCSPEGHPQDYGLGTSWNFLEAMSRTFVKLLPRARGIRVARQWSGLYNMTPDCQPILCESDDVKGFFLSCGYSGHGFMFGPISGELLAQQILGQKPRIPIGMLHYKRFERGELLVEPAVV
- a CDS encoding (2Fe-2S)-binding protein, with amino-acid sequence MAVAEKDEEIIICRCEEVTLGEIREWINKGYETFDELKRVLRVGMGPCQGRGCREIILRELSAKTGRPVSEIHPGTFRPPSKPIKLSLLAEIGDG
- a CDS encoding 4Fe-4S dicluster domain-containing protein — protein: MDEKEKFFNSGVLVEPRKGAVQPPEDLWLTKKNGLVVIECPQRIPCNPCHTSCPTGAVKPFKDINDQPEIDYKKCTGCANCVAVCPGLACFVVDLTWGDEDKALMKLPYEMLPLPVEGEIADCLNRVGEAITRGKVIKVLEPFSDRTRIVHVEVPRSLVMEIRAIRVVK